Proteins encoded together in one Lathyrus oleraceus cultivar Zhongwan6 chromosome 5, CAAS_Psat_ZW6_1.0, whole genome shotgun sequence window:
- the LOC127086824 gene encoding uncharacterized protein LOC127086824 has protein sequence MKNSRSRSWTLWSVATSVGVVEALKDQGLWRWNSVLRSAQQHAKHDIRSLSQTNKFSSSSWDEQKAKQAEESFRTVMFLSCWGPN, from the coding sequence ATGAAGAATTCAAGAAGCAGAAGTTGGACATTATGGAGTGTGGCAACAAGTGTTGGAGTAGTGGAAGCATTGAAGGATCAAGGACTATGGAGATGGAACAGTGTGTTAAGATCAGCACAACAACATGCTAAACATGATATCAGATCTCTTTCTCAAACCAAcaaattttcttcttcttcatggGATGAGCAGAAAGCCAAGCAAGCCGAGGAGTCTTTCAGAACTGTCATGTTCTTGAGCTGCTGGGGTCCCAACTAA